Proteins encoded together in one Falco peregrinus isolate bFalPer1 chromosome 2, bFalPer1.pri, whole genome shotgun sequence window:
- the LOC129783977 gene encoding apelin receptor A-like, whose protein sequence is MPALGSDLQPRHRAGHPLAFKGCGDAHFGCAGTATPQGHRNPSGAPQVASWSLYQNPPAPACRRPPPMALAAPRAAPCSRRGTGGGRGGGLLGSSQRGGRGRGRGGGDGAPGRSDGPRAVPRRRRGRRPLIAVRRGWGPPAAMEYAEAEEYYYGEEVAGNATGEACEWQADWEASFSLLPLLYLLVFALGLSGNGLVLLTVWRGPRARRRSADAYIGNLALADLAFVATLPLWAAYTALRFHWPFGAALCKLSSFLVLLSMFASAFCLGGLSAERCRAAAPPPRAAPRRRPAGLGPLAALWAAAAAAALPALLLREARRGPRNRTLCELAAGGAGRAAALSLGATAVGFAAPLLLMAVCYCCVGAAVRRHLRPRRRLLRLMAALVAVFAGCWLPFHLLKSLFALAAAGLLELPCALLGLIARLHPYATCLAYLNSCLNPLLYAFLDGRFRARCRLLLGQRRPAAAAASSTPSGPTQRSELPPAGTKL, encoded by the coding sequence ATGCCGGCGCTCGGCTCCGACCTTCAGCCCCGGCACCGTGCCGGGCATCCGCTCGCCTTCAAAGGCTGCGGGGATGCGCATTTCGGGTGCGCTGGCACCGCAACCCCTCAGGGGCACCGCAACCCCTCAGGGGCACCGCAGGTGGCATCGTGGAGTTTATACCAAAATCCTCCCGCGCCCGCCTGCCGTCGCCCCCCGCCCATGGCGCTCGCTGCCCCGCGGGCCGCGCCCTGCTCCCGGCGCGGTaccgggggcgggcggggcggggggctgctgggcagctccCAACGAGGGGGTCGGGGTCGGGGTCGGGGCGGGGGAGATGGTGCGCCGGGGCGGAGCGACGGTCCCCGGGCTGTCCCGCGGCGGAGGCGGGGCCGCCGGCCGCTTATAGCGgtgcggcggggctgggggccgccGGCCGCGATGGAGTACGCGGAGGCGGAGGAGTACTACTACGGGGAGGAGGTGGCGGGCAACGCGACGGGGGAGGCGTGCGAGTGGCAGGCGGACTGGGAGGCGTCCTTCtcgctgctgccgctgctgtaCCTGCTGGTTTTCGCCCTGGGGCTGTCGGGCAACGGGCTGGTGCTGCTGACGGTGTGGCGCGGCCCGCGGGCGCGGCGCCGCTCCGCCGACGCCTACATCGGCAACTTGGCGCTGGCCGACCTGGCCTTCGTGGCCACGCTGCCGCTGTGGGCCGCCTACACGGCGCTGCGCTTCCACTGGCCCTTCGGCGCAGCGCTCTGCAAGCTCAGCAGTTTCCTGGTGCTGCTCAGCATGTTCGCCTCCGCCTTCTGCCTGGGCGGCCTCAGCGCCGAGCGctgccgcgccgccgccccgccgccccgcgccgccccccgccgccgccccgccgggctggGCCCGCTGGCCGCGCTctgggcggcggcggcggcggcggcgctgccggcgctgctgctgcgggaggcgcggcgcggcccgcgcAACCGGACGCTGTGCGAgctggcggcgggcggcgcggggcgggcggcggcgctgaGCTTGGGCGCCACGGCGGTGGGCTTCGCCGCGCCGCTGCTGCTGATGGCCGTCTGCTACTGCTGCGTGGGCGCCGCCGTCCGCCGCCACCTCCGCCCGCGCCGGCGGCTGCTGCGGCTGATGGCGGCGCTGGTGGCCGTATTCGccggctgctggctgcccttcCACCTGCTCAAGAGCCTCTTCGCGCTGGCGGCAGCcgggctgctggagctgccctgcgcGCTGCTGGGGCTCATCGCCCGCCTGCACCCCTACGCCACCTGCCTGGCCTACCTCAACAGCTGCCTCAACCCGCTGCTCTACGCCTTCCTCGACGGGCGGTTCCGTGCCCGCTGccgcctgctgctggggcagcgccgcccggccgccgccgccgcctcctcgaCGCCCAGCGGCCCCACGCAGCGCTCGGAGCTGCCCCCGGCCGGCACCAAGCTGTAG